One window from the genome of Aquabacterium sp. A3 encodes:
- a CDS encoding bifunctional anthranilate synthase component I family protein/class IV aminotransferase — protein MLDQDPAAPTALLDFPDPLDPQAPRWRWRFGQPRRWLVAHDAHQVPGLLDAAHDAARQGCWCLGWVAYEAAPGLNAHLPVKALPPGQPYAVWAIYEQAEPWPDGLAAPDQMPPDASWSAHGWQADQSHDDIGRQIETIRDLIRAGEVYQINLTGRLESPWSNPKGPAQRGLMPWFEALQRSQPQAYSLLLDSRAVARHPGVVLSVSPELFVDWHGAQLTTRPMKGTAARARDPHEDQAAADHLRTSPKERAENLMIVDLLRNDLSRVAQVGSVQVPRLFDVQAWPTVWQMTSTITALSHPGLRLSALFEALFPCGSVTGAPKRQAMHHIARLEQGPRGVYCGAVGVMQPGGRVTFNVPIRTVTMNTPPPPAPWVARCGIGSGITLDAHPEGEIAEWQAKQAFLRRADQPFELLESLRLESGEVHRLAQHLNRLHSSAAHFHWPWADGPRHTQVLARATQALQAHARQHPEGVYKLRLLVDVRGQVHTECAPLLPWSSSPSVALAERAMPVADDFIRHKTTRRQAYAAFAPPDGCVDTLLYNGQGELTEFTIGNVAMQLGAQWYTPPLSCGLLPGVMRSELLKSGRLVERVLTLDDLKQAAGVALLNSVRGWVAVNLSTPTSN, from the coding sequence GTGCTTGACCAAGACCCTGCCGCGCCCACCGCGCTGCTTGATTTTCCCGATCCGCTGGACCCTCAGGCCCCGCGCTGGCGCTGGCGTTTTGGGCAACCCAGGCGCTGGCTGGTGGCCCATGACGCCCATCAGGTGCCTGGCCTGCTGGATGCGGCACACGACGCTGCACGACAAGGCTGCTGGTGCCTTGGATGGGTGGCCTACGAGGCCGCCCCGGGGCTGAACGCCCACCTGCCTGTCAAGGCGCTCCCTCCCGGCCAACCTTATGCCGTCTGGGCCATTTACGAGCAGGCTGAGCCCTGGCCGGATGGTCTGGCCGCACCCGACCAGATGCCCCCGGACGCCAGCTGGTCTGCGCATGGCTGGCAGGCAGACCAGAGCCATGACGACATCGGCCGCCAGATCGAAACGATCCGTGACCTCATCCGTGCAGGCGAGGTCTACCAGATCAACCTGACAGGCCGGCTTGAGAGCCCTTGGAGCAACCCCAAGGGACCTGCTCAGCGTGGGCTGATGCCATGGTTCGAAGCACTGCAACGCAGTCAGCCACAAGCCTACAGCCTGTTGCTGGACAGCCGGGCGGTGGCCAGGCATCCCGGGGTGGTGCTTAGTGTCTCGCCTGAATTGTTTGTCGACTGGCATGGCGCACAGCTGACCACCCGGCCGATGAAAGGCACCGCTGCGCGGGCCCGAGACCCGCACGAAGACCAGGCCGCCGCCGATCACTTGCGCACCAGCCCCAAAGAGCGGGCTGAAAACCTGATGATCGTCGACCTGCTGCGCAACGACCTCTCTCGGGTGGCCCAGGTGGGCAGCGTGCAAGTACCGCGGTTGTTCGATGTGCAGGCCTGGCCCACGGTGTGGCAGATGACGTCGACCATCACGGCGCTCAGCCACCCCGGCCTGCGACTGTCAGCGCTTTTCGAGGCCTTGTTTCCGTGCGGATCGGTCACCGGTGCGCCCAAACGCCAGGCCATGCACCACATCGCACGTCTGGAACAAGGTCCGCGAGGTGTTTACTGCGGCGCGGTCGGCGTCATGCAACCTGGCGGCAGGGTCACGTTCAACGTGCCCATCCGCACCGTGACCATGAACACGCCCCCACCGCCGGCCCCCTGGGTGGCCCGGTGCGGCATCGGCAGCGGCATCACCCTGGACGCCCACCCCGAGGGAGAAATCGCCGAGTGGCAAGCCAAACAGGCATTTCTGCGGCGGGCCGACCAGCCGTTCGAGTTGCTGGAGTCGCTGCGCCTGGAGTCGGGTGAAGTTCACCGCCTCGCACAACACCTGAACCGGCTGCACAGCAGCGCGGCGCACTTTCACTGGCCATGGGCAGACGGCCCGCGGCACACGCAGGTGTTGGCGCGCGCCACGCAGGCCCTGCAAGCACACGCCCGGCAACACCCCGAGGGCGTCTACAAACTGCGGCTGCTGGTGGATGTGCGCGGGCAGGTTCACACCGAATGCGCGCCCTTGCTCCCCTGGTCATCGTCGCCATCGGTGGCCTTGGCCGAGCGCGCCATGCCCGTGGCAGACGACTTCATACGCCACAAGACCACGCGCCGACAAGCCTATGCCGCCTTTGCGCCACCTGATGGCTGCGTCGACACCCTGCTCTACAACGGCCAGGGTGAACTGACCGAATTCACCATAGGCAACGTGGCCATGCAACTGGGCGCCCAGTGGTACACCCCGCCGCTGTCGTGCGGGCTGCTGCCCGGTGTGATGCGGTCGGAGCTGCTCAAGTCAGGCCGCCTGGTCGAGCGTGTGCTCACCCTGGACGATCTGAAACAGGCCGCAGGCGTGGCCTTGCTCAACAGCGTGCGCGGCTGGGTTGCCGTCAACCTGAGCACACCGACCTCAAACTGA
- a CDS encoding fasciclin domain-containing protein, with translation MITSANTLRQIGLSAVLAVSLSAAGTAQASLVNFKSYIECRHTQLVSFPGTIVDAAIATPELSTLVNLVVSANLVGALSAPGNLTVFAPTNDAFGKVPAPLLGLIGGDPALLTSVLTYHVSPGTVDPRRNLIPTQVKTLQGQTLFVGYDKDGASVNQSVASCKGVKTTNGTVWLIDSVLLPQFK, from the coding sequence ATGATCACTTCCGCGAACACCCTGCGCCAGATCGGACTCAGCGCCGTCCTTGCCGTGTCCCTGAGCGCCGCGGGCACCGCCCAGGCCAGCCTGGTGAACTTCAAGTCGTACATCGAGTGCCGCCACACCCAGCTGGTCAGCTTTCCGGGCACCATCGTGGACGCCGCCATCGCCACGCCCGAGTTGAGCACCCTGGTCAACCTCGTGGTGTCGGCCAATCTGGTGGGCGCGCTGTCGGCGCCAGGCAACCTGACGGTGTTCGCACCCACCAACGATGCCTTTGGCAAGGTGCCTGCGCCCCTGCTGGGCCTCATTGGCGGGGACCCCGCCCTGCTGACCTCGGTGCTGACCTACCACGTCAGCCCCGGCACGGTCGACCCACGACGCAACCTCATCCCCACGCAGGTCAAGACCCTGCAAGGGCAAACCTTGTTTGTGGGCTATGACAAGGACGGCGCCTCCGTCAATCAATCGGTGGCCTCGTGCAAGGGCGTCAAAACCACCAACGGCACGGTCTGGTTGATCGACAGCGTGCTGCTGCCCCAGTTCAAGTGA
- the gloA gene encoding lactoylglutathione lyase: MRLLHTMLRVGDLQRAIDFYTQALGMSLLRTVDRPEQQYTLAYLGYGRNPEHAELELTYNYGVERYELGTAYGHIALGVDDIQAVCDQVQQKGAALSAAVTRAPGPVKGGNTLIAFVTDPDGYKVELIQHGSPM; encoded by the coding sequence ATGAGACTGCTGCACACCATGCTGCGCGTTGGAGACCTCCAGCGCGCCATCGATTTCTACACCCAGGCCCTGGGCATGAGCCTGCTGCGCACCGTGGATCGCCCGGAGCAGCAATACACCCTGGCCTACCTGGGCTACGGCCGCAACCCGGAACATGCCGAGCTGGAGTTGACCTACAACTACGGTGTCGAGCGGTATGAACTGGGCACCGCTTACGGGCACATCGCGCTGGGCGTGGACGACATCCAGGCGGTTTGTGACCAGGTGCAGCAAAAAGGAGCAGCCCTGAGCGCCGCAGTGACCCGCGCGCCCGGACCAGTCAAAGGCGGCAACACGCTGATCGCCTTCGTGACCGACCCGGATGGCTACAAGGTTGAGTTGATCCAGCACGGCTCACCGATGTGA
- the aroC gene encoding chorismate synthase: protein MAGSTFGLLFSVTNFGESHGPAIGCVIDGCPPGMSLSEADIQPDLDRRRPGTSRHVTQRNEADAVEILSGVYEGKTTGAPIALLIRNTDQRSKDYGNILQTFRPGHADYTYWHKYGIRDPRGGGRSSARLTAPMVAAGAVAKKWLREQFGTEIRACMTQLGTMPIAFEGWEHVPNNPFFAPNASQIEQLEAYMDELRKDGDSCGAKLIVEASGMPVGLGEPLFDKLDADIAYAMMGINAVKGVEIGAGFESVSQRGTVHGDELYPDGFASNHAGGVLGGISTGQDLRVAIAIKPTSSIRTPRQSIDLNGQPATVETFGRHDPCVGIRATPIAEAMLALVLVDHALRHRAQCGDVDVSTPQLAARRPA, encoded by the coding sequence ATGGCTGGCAGCACATTTGGTCTTCTGTTTTCGGTCACCAATTTTGGCGAGTCTCACGGTCCGGCCATCGGTTGTGTCATCGATGGCTGCCCTCCAGGCATGAGCTTGTCAGAGGCCGACATCCAGCCTGATCTGGACCGACGTCGCCCCGGCACGTCACGTCACGTCACGCAACGCAACGAGGCCGATGCCGTCGAGATCCTCTCAGGGGTCTATGAAGGCAAGACCACGGGTGCGCCCATTGCACTGCTGATCCGCAACACCGATCAGCGCAGCAAGGATTACGGCAACATCCTGCAGACGTTTCGTCCCGGGCATGCCGACTACACCTACTGGCACAAGTACGGCATCCGCGATCCACGCGGTGGTGGGCGTTCGTCTGCCCGATTGACGGCACCCATGGTGGCGGCAGGTGCCGTGGCCAAGAAGTGGCTGCGCGAGCAGTTCGGCACCGAAATTCGCGCCTGCATGACCCAGCTGGGCACCATGCCCATCGCTTTCGAGGGCTGGGAACATGTGCCCAACAACCCGTTTTTTGCGCCCAATGCCAGCCAGATCGAGCAACTCGAGGCCTACATGGACGAGTTGCGCAAGGACGGGGATTCCTGCGGTGCCAAACTCATCGTGGAGGCCTCAGGCATGCCGGTGGGCCTGGGCGAGCCCTTGTTTGACAAGCTGGATGCCGACATCGCCTACGCGATGATGGGCATCAATGCCGTCAAGGGCGTGGAGATTGGTGCCGGTTTCGAGAGCGTGTCGCAGCGGGGTACCGTGCACGGCGATGAGCTGTACCCGGACGGCTTCGCATCCAACCACGCCGGCGGGGTGCTGGGAGGCATCTCCACAGGCCAGGACCTGCGTGTGGCCATCGCCATCAAGCCCACCAGCTCGATTCGCACGCCGCGTCAGTCCATCGACCTGAATGGTCAGCCGGCCACGGTTGAAACCTTCGGCCGACATGATCCCTGTGTGGGCATCCGTGCCACGCCCATTGCCGAGGCCATGCTGGCCCTGGTGCTGGTCGATCACGCGCTGCGTCATCGCGCCCAGTGTGGGGATGTTGACGTGAGCACGCCCCAACTCGCAGCACGCCGCCCGGCTTGA
- a CDS encoding CBS domain-containing protein, whose translation MKVSDILRVKGSTLFTVTPDQNLSDAAATMAEHDIGSLVVMEHGDLAGMLTFREVIQGTVRNGGTFGNLSVRAVMDDHPMTCTPETDIDEVRRMMLNRHARYMPVMTDKTLMGVISFYDVAKAVVDGQDFENRMLKAYIRDWPVEEDAGERKALL comes from the coding sequence ATGAAAGTCAGCGACATCCTTCGCGTCAAGGGCAGTACCTTGTTCACGGTCACGCCAGATCAGAACCTGTCTGATGCAGCCGCCACCATGGCCGAGCACGACATCGGGTCTCTGGTGGTCATGGAGCATGGCGACCTGGCCGGGATGCTCACGTTCCGCGAGGTGATCCAGGGCACGGTGCGCAACGGTGGGACGTTTGGCAATCTGTCGGTTCGCGCGGTGATGGACGACCACCCCATGACCTGCACCCCCGAGACGGACATCGACGAGGTGCGCCGCATGATGTTGAACCGGCATGCCCGCTACATGCCCGTCATGACCGACAAGACCCTGATGGGCGTGATTTCCTTTTACGACGTGGCCAAGGCCGTGGTGGACGGCCAGGACTTCGAAAATCGCATGCTCAAAGCCTACATCCGTGACTGGCCTGTGGAAGAAGACGCTGGCGAGCGCAAGGCCTTGCTCTGA
- a CDS encoding YihY family inner membrane protein — protein MTQVSTSSSLMKPSWRERWQALQDWPWRRTFHTLRVRFREDRLGLTAGSLTFTTTIALVPLFTVMLALFSAFPVFARFRKVLEKQVLTGLVPEVIAKPVLVSLNSFAAKASQLGGLGLVVLGITAMALMLTIDHTLNNIWRVRRKRPLAQRVLVYWAALTLGPLLLGASLWLTSYAVSASKGLVGELPAALGTLLGLLVFALQALGFAALFRFVPNTHVPWSHAWWGGLFTALGLELAQRGLALYLGKVPVYATIYGAFAAVPIFLIWLYVSWVIVLLGAVVVAYTPSLLAGAARWSEGPGARFGLAVAVLRSLHGAAGGARRGLNAQEVAVQLRTDPLQVEPMLALLRELDWVGLLDEAALEHGGRYVLLCDPASTPVAPLLGHTLLKPDGHSMAFWARAGLDDMTLAQAMY, from the coding sequence ATGACGCAAGTTTCGACGTCCTCGTCCTTGATGAAGCCGTCTTGGCGCGAACGCTGGCAAGCCCTGCAGGACTGGCCCTGGCGGCGAACGTTTCACACCTTGAGGGTGCGGTTTCGTGAGGATCGCCTGGGCCTCACGGCGGGCAGCCTGACGTTCACCACGACGATCGCCCTGGTGCCCTTGTTCACGGTGATGCTGGCCTTGTTCAGCGCGTTTCCGGTGTTCGCGCGTTTCAGGAAGGTGCTGGAAAAGCAGGTCTTGACCGGTCTGGTGCCCGAGGTGATTGCCAAGCCGGTGCTGGTGTCGCTCAACAGCTTTGCGGCCAAAGCCAGCCAGTTGGGTGGTCTTGGCCTGGTGGTGCTTGGCATCACGGCCATGGCGTTGATGCTCACCATCGACCACACCCTCAACAACATCTGGCGTGTGCGGCGCAAGCGACCTTTGGCCCAGCGCGTGCTGGTGTACTGGGCTGCCCTGACCTTGGGGCCGTTGTTGTTGGGCGCCAGCCTGTGGCTGACGTCGTACGCGGTGTCGGCGTCCAAAGGCCTGGTGGGCGAGTTGCCCGCCGCGCTTGGAACCTTGTTGGGGCTGTTGGTCTTTGCCTTGCAAGCCTTGGGCTTTGCCGCGCTGTTCAGGTTTGTGCCCAACACCCATGTGCCCTGGAGCCATGCCTGGTGGGGCGGGCTGTTCACGGCCTTGGGCCTGGAGTTGGCGCAGCGAGGACTGGCCCTTTACCTGGGCAAGGTGCCGGTTTACGCCACCATCTATGGGGCTTTTGCCGCTGTTCCGATCTTTCTGATCTGGCTGTACGTGAGCTGGGTCATCGTGTTGCTGGGTGCGGTGGTGGTGGCCTATACCCCCAGTTTGCTGGCAGGGGCGGCGCGTTGGTCCGAGGGGCCTGGCGCCCGATTTGGTCTGGCCGTGGCGGTTTTGCGATCCCTGCATGGCGCGGCCGGCGGCGCCCGGCGAGGCCTGAACGCCCAGGAAGTGGCGGTGCAGTTGCGCACAGACCCACTGCAGGTGGAGCCCATGCTGGCACTGCTGCGTGAGCTGGACTGGGTTGGGCTGCTGGACGAGGCGGCCCTTGAGCACGGCGGTCGTTACGTGCTGTTGTGTGACCCTGCCAGCACGCCGGTGGCGCCCTTGCTGGGCCACACCTTGCTCAAGCCGGATGGCCATTCCATGGCCTTTTGGGCGCGGGCGGGGCTGGACGACATGACCCTGGCGCAGGCCATGTACTGA
- a CDS encoding DUF2069 domain-containing protein: MSDTVPENSTDEVIVGRHPPERMALIERLRLLCLGQVFALIALGVAWELWLAPLPGGTGALALKVVPLLFTIGGMWRHRMYTYRWTTLLIWLYVAEGLVRASGDPGLSAWLAGVEVVLSVGLFVACSAYVRLRLKVLPAKQTASTSPGP, encoded by the coding sequence ATGTCTGACACGGTTCCCGAAAACTCCACCGACGAGGTCATCGTCGGCCGCCATCCACCCGAGCGCATGGCCTTGATCGAGCGATTGCGCCTGCTCTGTCTGGGGCAGGTGTTCGCGTTGATCGCCTTGGGCGTGGCCTGGGAGCTGTGGCTCGCGCCGCTGCCTGGCGGCACAGGCGCCTTGGCGCTCAAGGTGGTGCCCCTGCTTTTCACCATTGGCGGAATGTGGCGCCATCGCATGTACACCTACCGCTGGACCACCTTGCTGATCTGGCTGTACGTGGCCGAAGGGCTGGTGCGGGCCAGTGGCGATCCGGGTCTGTCGGCCTGGCTGGCCGGCGTGGAGGTCGTGTTGTCGGTGGGTCTGTTCGTGGCTTGCTCCGCCTATGTGCGCCTGCGCCTGAAGGTGCTGCCGGCCAAGCAAACAGCCAGCACCAGCCCAGGCCCATGA
- a CDS encoding FAD-binding oxidoreductase: MNAPQAPLDDARLSALREAVGAAHVLHGQQLDASLQARHLRDWRGRYQGQCLAIVSPGSTEETQHIVRLCAAWGWPIVPQGGNTSLVGGSVPDGSGQQVLLHLGRLNKVRHLDAHNFTLTVEAGCTLDHTRQHAADAGMLYPLSLASGGQCTIGGTLATNAGGTQVLRYGTARELCLGLEVVTASGACWSELSGLRKNNTGYDLRDLFIGSEGTLGIITAATLKLFPAPQGCGTALLSCPDAQSAVALLSLARQTLDAGLVAFEAIESQALQLVQQHLPHMARAWPSASATTGPASPWLILMEHQGPQDQTHIDDELGRLLAHAQAKGLLTEAIMAHTVAQRQAMWQLRESIPLAEKTEGLMVKHDIGLPTSAIASWLAQCGTALRARWPDCRIVCFGHLGDGNLHYNVQPPPTLRSGPPWARFESDVNDIVFDLVQAHGGTISAEHGIGALRREALAARAPAEALPLMRAIKQALDPACLLNPGRLLA, from the coding sequence ATGAACGCACCTCAGGCGCCGCTGGACGATGCCCGGCTGAGCGCATTGCGCGAGGCCGTCGGCGCAGCCCACGTGCTACACGGTCAGCAACTGGACGCGTCGCTGCAGGCCAGGCACCTGCGTGACTGGCGGGGGCGCTACCAAGGCCAATGCCTGGCCATCGTTTCACCGGGCAGCACCGAAGAAACACAACACATCGTTCGCCTGTGCGCCGCATGGGGATGGCCCATCGTGCCCCAAGGCGGCAACACCAGCCTGGTGGGCGGGTCGGTGCCCGACGGCAGCGGCCAGCAGGTGCTGCTCCACCTGGGGCGGCTGAACAAAGTGCGTCACCTGGACGCCCACAACTTCACCCTGACGGTCGAAGCTGGCTGCACCCTCGACCACACGCGCCAGCACGCAGCAGACGCCGGCATGCTCTACCCCCTCAGCCTGGCCTCCGGAGGCCAGTGCACCATCGGGGGCACACTGGCCACCAACGCCGGGGGCACGCAGGTGCTGCGCTACGGCACCGCGCGAGAACTGTGCCTGGGGCTCGAGGTCGTTACCGCCAGTGGTGCGTGCTGGAGTGAGCTCAGCGGCCTGCGCAAGAACAACACCGGCTACGACTTGAGAGACCTGTTCATCGGCAGCGAAGGCACGCTGGGCATCATCACTGCGGCCACGCTCAAACTGTTTCCGGCGCCGCAGGGATGTGGCACCGCGCTGCTGAGCTGCCCTGATGCTCAGTCAGCGGTTGCCTTGCTGTCCCTGGCAAGGCAAACCCTGGACGCCGGACTGGTGGCCTTTGAAGCCATTGAATCGCAGGCCTTGCAACTGGTTCAGCAACACCTACCTCACATGGCCAGGGCCTGGCCCTCCGCATCCGCGACCACGGGCCCCGCCTCGCCATGGTTGATCTTGATGGAACACCAGGGGCCCCAGGATCAGACCCACATCGACGACGAGCTGGGCAGGCTGCTGGCGCATGCTCAGGCCAAGGGCCTGCTCACCGAGGCCATCATGGCGCACACGGTGGCACAACGGCAGGCCATGTGGCAACTGCGGGAGAGCATCCCCCTGGCTGAAAAAACCGAAGGCCTCATGGTCAAGCACGACATCGGTCTGCCCACCTCGGCCATTGCCTCCTGGCTGGCGCAATGCGGTACGGCGTTGCGCGCACGCTGGCCGGATTGCCGCATCGTGTGCTTCGGGCACCTGGGCGATGGCAACCTGCACTACAACGTGCAGCCACCGCCAACCCTGCGCAGTGGCCCGCCATGGGCCCGCTTTGAAAGCGATGTCAACGACATCGTGTTCGATCTGGTGCAAGCCCACGGTGGCACGATATCGGCCGAGCACGGCATCGGGGCCCTTCGCCGCGAGGCGCTGGCGGCCAGGGCGCCGGCCGAAGCCCTGCCCCTCATGCGGGCCATCAAACAGGCCCTGGACCCCGCGTGTCTCTTGAATCCGGGGCGCCTTCTGGCGTGA
- a CDS encoding NUDIX hydrolase: protein MNPDEPVPALPATPLLVSEDAHLRESTLETVKVYEGHFLTVRRDTVQLPDGRQAAREYVNHPGAVMIVPLLPDGRLVLERQYRYPVQRVMIEFPAGKLDAGEGGLVCAQRELWEETGYRAARWARAGVMHPVIGYADEVIEIWFADELQAGERHLDDGEFLDVFAATQADLESGVRDGVVTDVKTIVGLMWLQQWRAGTWPLVWLTPEGAPDSRDTRGPGPV from the coding sequence ATGAATCCTGACGAGCCCGTGCCTGCATTGCCAGCGACGCCTCTGCTCGTGAGCGAGGACGCTCACTTGCGCGAAAGCACCCTGGAGACCGTCAAGGTCTATGAGGGGCATTTTCTGACGGTGCGGCGAGACACGGTGCAGCTTCCCGATGGACGCCAGGCCGCCCGCGAGTATGTCAATCATCCCGGCGCGGTCATGATCGTGCCTTTGCTGCCCGATGGTCGCCTGGTGCTGGAGCGCCAGTACCGGTATCCAGTACAGCGCGTGATGATCGAGTTCCCGGCAGGCAAGCTGGATGCAGGTGAGGGTGGACTGGTGTGCGCACAACGTGAGTTGTGGGAGGAAACGGGCTACCGCGCTGCGCGCTGGGCCCGTGCGGGGGTGATGCACCCTGTCATCGGGTATGCCGATGAGGTCATCGAGATCTGGTTTGCCGATGAGCTGCAGGCTGGCGAGCGGCACCTTGACGACGGTGAGTTTCTGGATGTCTTTGCGGCCACCCAAGCCGACCTGGAATCTGGTGTGCGCGATGGCGTGGTCACCGATGTCAAGACCATCGTGGGTCTGATGTGGCTTCAACAATGGCGAGCCGGCACTTGGCCGCTGGTGTGGCTCACGCCAGAAGGCGCCCCGGATTCAAGAGACACGCGGGGTCCAGGGCCTGTTTGA
- a CDS encoding DUF2818 family protein: protein MSGGLVPAWSVVVILLLAVLAANLPFLNERIFAVGPRRSPKSIWWRFVELSAYALIVALAGRGLESYLGQASALRWEFVAVWVCVMATLAFPGFVWRHLRRGT, encoded by the coding sequence ATGAGTGGTGGACTGGTTCCGGCCTGGTCGGTGGTGGTGATCCTGCTGCTGGCGGTGCTGGCCGCCAATCTGCCGTTCTTGAACGAACGCATTTTCGCTGTGGGGCCGCGGCGATCGCCCAAGTCCATCTGGTGGCGGTTCGTCGAACTGTCTGCTTATGCCCTGATCGTGGCTTTGGCTGGACGTGGTCTGGAGTCTTACCTCGGACAGGCCAGCGCACTTCGCTGGGAATTCGTGGCGGTGTGGGTGTGCGTCATGGCCACCCTGGCGTTTCCCGGGTTCGTCTGGCGGCACCTTCGCCGCGGCACCTGA
- the nuoN gene encoding NADH-quinone oxidoreductase subunit NuoN, whose protein sequence is MTDLNWLALSPEIVLFGLTCLVTLADLFVSCPRRRPTYILSMLSLAVVAALHLVALDQPASVYAMNNMVATDAMGHLLSLCATLAVMATLTYAQAYAGDREMLKGELFSLSMLALLGIQVMIVSANFLTIYLGLELMSLSLYALVALRRDHAQSTEAAMKYFVLGALASGFLLYGLSMMYGATGSLDLREVYEATLAGEANKQVLVFGVVFIVAGLAFKLGVVPFHMWVPDVYQGAPTAATLMVAGAPKLAAFAITMRLLVEGLINLATDWQQMLLVLAVASMALGNLAAIAQTNLKRMLAYSGIAQLGFMLLGFVPTVVAGNTVSAGNGYGSALFYIITYVLTTVGTFGLIMFLARPGFESEQINDLAGLGKRSPAMAAVMAIFMFSLAGIPPTVGFYAKLAVLQSLITTNSPFLLQIAVVAVLLSLIGAFYYLRVVKVMYFDEPTDPAAVPEAGGPRVLLSVNALAVLGLGILPGGLMALCAEVIQRSLAG, encoded by the coding sequence ATGACTGATCTGAATTGGCTCGCCCTGTCTCCGGAGATCGTGCTGTTCGGGCTCACCTGCCTGGTGACCCTGGCCGATCTGTTCGTGTCCTGCCCGCGCCGCCGGCCGACCTACATCCTGTCGATGTTGTCGCTGGCGGTGGTGGCTGCCCTGCATCTGGTGGCGCTGGACCAGCCCGCCTCGGTCTATGCCATGAACAACATGGTGGCCACCGATGCCATGGGTCACTTGCTGTCGCTGTGCGCCACGCTGGCCGTGATGGCCACGCTGACCTACGCGCAAGCCTATGCGGGTGACCGCGAGATGCTCAAGGGAGAGTTGTTCTCTCTGAGCATGCTGGCGTTGCTGGGCATTCAGGTGATGATCGTCAGTGCCAACTTCCTGACCATCTACCTGGGGCTGGAGCTGATGTCGCTGTCGCTGTATGCCCTGGTGGCCTTGCGCCGCGACCATGCGCAGTCGACCGAAGCCGCCATGAAGTACTTTGTGCTGGGTGCGCTGGCTTCGGGCTTCCTGCTGTATGGCTTGTCGATGATGTACGGCGCCACCGGTTCGCTGGACCTGCGCGAGGTCTACGAGGCCACGCTGGCCGGTGAGGCCAACAAGCAGGTGCTGGTGTTTGGCGTGGTCTTCATCGTGGCCGGTCTGGCTTTCAAGCTGGGTGTGGTGCCGTTCCACATGTGGGTGCCTGACGTGTACCAGGGCGCGCCCACGGCCGCCACGCTGATGGTGGCTGGTGCGCCCAAGCTGGCGGCGTTCGCCATCACCATGCGTTTGCTGGTGGAAGGCCTGATCAACCTGGCCACCGATTGGCAACAGATGCTGCTGGTGCTGGCCGTGGCGTCGATGGCGCTGGGCAACCTGGCCGCCATCGCGCAGACCAACCTCAAGCGCATGCTGGCGTACTCGGGTATTGCGCAACTGGGCTTCATGCTGCTGGGCTTCGTGCCCACGGTGGTGGCAGGCAACACCGTGTCCGCGGGCAACGGTTACGGCTCTGCGCTGTTCTACATCATCACCTACGTGCTGACCACGGTGGGCACCTTTGGTTTGATCATGTTCCTGGCGCGGCCGGGCTTCGAGTCGGAGCAGATCAACGACCTGGCGGGTCTGGGCAAGCGCAGCCCGGCGATGGCTGCCGTGATGGCCATCTTCATGTTCTCGTTGGCCGGCATTCCGCCGACGGTGGGCTTTTATGCCAAGCTGGCTGTGTTGCAGTCGCTGATCACGACCAACTCGCCGTTCCTGCTGCAAATCGCCGTGGTGGCGGTGCTGCTGTCGCTGATCGGGGCGTTTTACTACCTGCGCGTGGTCAAGGTGATGTACTTTGACGAGCCCACCGACCCGGCGGCCGTGCCTGAAGCTGGTGGACCCCGCGTGCTGCTGTCGGTCAACGCCCTGGCCGTTCTGGGCCTGGGCATCTTGCCCGGAGGCCTGATGGCCCTGTGCGCTGAGGTGATCCAGCGCTCGCTGGCTGGGTGA